CCAACCCCATAGGGGAGTCTAGTTTTCGTTTATTTTTAAATGAAATGTTTAACTCGGAGCTAAAATCTCCAATGTTACAAACTGCGCACTGCCCACTGCGCACTGTTTACTAACTTTGCCCCATGAAAAATTTCGTAGAGGAACTTCGTTGGCGGGGGATGTTATCTGATCTAATGCCTGGAACGGAGGAGTTTTTAAATAAGGGAATGGCGAAGGGATATATAGGTTTTGATCCCACGGCCGATAGTATGGGTGTTGGGAATATGGTGCAGATCATGACGCTTTTACATTTTCAACAATGCGGTCATAAACCAATTGCGCTTATTGGTGGAGCAACAGGCATGGTTGGTGATCCTTCGGGAAAAAGTGCAGAGCGCAATTTATTGGATGAAGAAACATTAAATCATAATATCGCTTGTCAGAAAAAACAACTCGAAAAATTTTTGAATTTTAATGATGCAGAAAATTCGGCCGAACTCGTAAATAATTACGATTGGATGAAGGATATTTCTTTTCTCGATTTTTTGCGTGAGGTGGGAAAATATCTCACGGTGAGTTATATGATGGCGAAAGATTCGGTGCAAACACGTTTGGAAAAAGGAATTTCTTTTACGGAGTTTACCTATCAATTGGTACAAGGTTACGATTTTTATTATTTATGGAAAAATAAAAATGTGCAACTTCAAATGGGTGGCAGCGATCAATGGGGAAATATTACCACCGGCAATGAATTAATTCGCAGAAAAGGAAATGGCGAAGCATTTGCAATTTGCACTCCTCTCATTAAAAAAGCCGACGGCACTAAATTCGGAAAAACGGAAAGCGGAAATATCTGGTTGGATGCCAATAAAACATCTCCCTATAAATTTTACCAGTTCTGGATGAATGCCAGTGATGCTGACGCTGAAAATTATATTAAAATATTTACTTTACATGCACGTGAATTTATTGAAGATATTATTTCCCGTCATCAACTGGAACCCCATACACGATTATTACAAAAAGAACTTGCAAAGGATATCACCATTCGTGTACACGGGGAAGAAAATTATAACAACGCTGTTTCTGCAAGCGAATTATTATTCAGAAAATCAACAAAAGACGATTTCGAAAAACTGTCGGAAGGCTTGCTGTTAGACGCTTTGGAAGGTGCGCCGCAATCTATTGTTGCAGCAGATCTTTTTGAAAATGGTGTTTCCTTTTCCGAATTAATTACAACACATACATCAATACTTGCCTCCAAAGGCGAATACAAAAGAGCGATTCAAGAAAATGCATTAAGCATCAACAAAGAAAAAATTTCTGACTCCGAATATCAAATTACCAAAAACGATCTCATAAAAGGAAAATTTTTATTACTGCAAAAAGGAAAGAAAAATTATTACCTCATCATTGCACAATAAAAAAGATTTTTCCCGCTGAAAGTATTTCCCGCTGGGTTTCCCGCAGAGTTCGCAGAGGTGCAGAGAAAGCAGAGGAAAGCAATTTGTGCGATGCACAAATTATGATTATATAGATACCTAGTTACATTTTTTTAAAAAATAATAAATTTTTATAATTTAATATAATGTGCAAAGAACATTATAAAACTCTGCGTCCTCTGCACCTCTTCGAACTCTGCGGGAAACAAAAACTCTGCGGAAAACACACCCTGCGGGTAATTTTACTGCACAATTATTTTTTGTCCGAAAACTATTCCGTCTTCTGTAGTAATTTTAATTAAATAGGGGTTCGCTGACATCTGGTCGGTATTGAGGGTGAAAAGATTTTCGTATTGCATGGACTTGGAAATAAGTTGTCCATCGGCGCCATAAAATTCCACTAGAAATCTTGGAGTATATTTATTATCAATAGTAATATTTATATCAGAGGTGGTAGGATTGGGGTACACAAAAATCTGCACATCTCCGGCGTTGATATATTGAATATGCACTGTTTCACTTTCAAGCGTTCCATTTGATGCGGTAATTTTATAGGAATAGGTTGTTCCGGATTTCAACCCTTCACTATCAATAAAATTATAATATTGATCCGTTGATCCACCACAAACACCGCTCACCGAAAAAATATTTTCAAAGGTTATCCCATCCTCCGCCCGCTTCAGATACATGTCGTAACAAGTATTTCCGCCCGTAAGTGTCCAGTCCACTAATATACTATCCCCAAACTGAATAGCTGTAACATCTTTAAAAACCGTTTGTGACTGCAATCCAACATAGCAGAAAGCAGCAAGGAAAAAAGAGAAGATTGTTTTCATATGCCGAACGAAGAACGATAAAATTGGATGTTTATTGTGCCGGTGAAAGTTGGAAGATATGAAAGCGTTGAAGGAGTTGAAGTAGTTAGTATGGATGTAAACATCAATTTTTATTACGGAAATGCAACGGAATATCTGGATTCGAAGATATTTTTAAAGAATAAATAAAAATTTTCATTGGAGAGAGCACCATAATACCATCCTGTGTAACATTCGGAATAAACTTCAAGTGCAATTGTATTTTGTTCTGAAATAGGTGAATTAAAGCAATAAACAGGTGCCTCATTTGCTATGAATGTGATCAATAATTTACCCTTATGAAAAGTTCTTTTATTTGCATCATCAATTAATTTCGATTCATTGATTAATTTAATCAAAGTGTGAGTTGCCGTATCGTTGGCATATAAATCAAATTGTATGTCTCCATCAGGAAATCCAACTGATTCAATTGTTACCTTTGTGATACTATCCGAATCTATTTTTACCGGCTTATATTGTGAGTTACACGCTAATAAAATAAAAAAAAATATACTTATAAAAAAAGTCAATACTTTCATATTATATTTTTAGATTCATACCATAAATATACATAAAAGAAAAATTTTCATCCTTCAAAGCCACACCCCCACTTCGAATTTAATTGATCTTATCGCGTGTCAAAATATAAAGGCGAAGAGAAATTTACAATTTCTATATAAAACAAAAAAACCGCAGACACTCCTGACTGCGGTTTGGGAAGCATATTGCTTCGGTCTATGAATAGTATTAAAATTTAATTTG
The genomic region above belongs to Bacteroidota bacterium and contains:
- a CDS encoding tyrosine--tRNA ligase: MKNFVEELRWRGMLSDLMPGTEEFLNKGMAKGYIGFDPTADSMGVGNMVQIMTLLHFQQCGHKPIALIGGATGMVGDPSGKSAERNLLDEETLNHNIACQKKQLEKFLNFNDAENSAELVNNYDWMKDISFLDFLREVGKYLTVSYMMAKDSVQTRLEKGISFTEFTYQLVQGYDFYYLWKNKNVQLQMGGSDQWGNITTGNELIRRKGNGEAFAICTPLIKKADGTKFGKTESGNIWLDANKTSPYKFYQFWMNASDADAENYIKIFTLHAREFIEDIISRHQLEPHTRLLQKELAKDITIRVHGEENYNNAVSASELLFRKSTKDDFEKLSEGLLLDALEGAPQSIVAADLFENGVSFSELITTHTSILASKGEYKRAIQENALSINKEKISDSEYQITKNDLIKGKFLLLQKGKKNYYLIIAQ
- a CDS encoding T9SS type A sorting domain-containing protein — its product is MKTIFSFFLAAFCYVGLQSQTVFKDVTAIQFGDSILVDWTLTGGNTCYDMYLKRAEDGITFENIFSVSGVCGGSTDQYYNFIDSEGLKSGTTYSYKITASNGTLESETVHIQYINAGDVQIFVYPNPTTSDINITIDNKYTPRFLVEFYGADGQLISKSMQYENLFTLNTDQMSANPYLIKITTEDGIVFGQKIIVQ